The Actinomycetes bacterium genome includes a region encoding these proteins:
- a CDS encoding M23 family metallopeptidase, whose product MTERRSGLARHVVAGVAFVAVVAVSSGPGATAVMAGDTPPSPDPDTVYTSDHRYYASPWYAGAWQEMIPFGCTRAPYYPRDTSCPRARPGKHHGIDMFMPCGTRIRSAVKGRVVQPNVGPAYGRYPLKIRSGGFDYVIGHARRLLVRPGERVRPGQVVARSGKLAAPDGCHLHFEKRPAGAGYLSAVDPESALRRTEVDF is encoded by the coding sequence GTGACGGAGCGGAGAAGCGGCCTGGCCCGCCATGTCGTCGCCGGCGTCGCCTTCGTGGCCGTCGTTGCGGTGTCGAGCGGGCCGGGAGCGACCGCGGTAATGGCAGGGGACACCCCTCCCTCGCCCGACCCGGACACGGTCTACACGAGCGACCACCGCTACTACGCCTCGCCGTGGTACGCGGGTGCCTGGCAGGAGATGATCCCGTTCGGCTGCACGCGTGCGCCGTACTACCCGCGCGACACGTCGTGTCCGCGGGCCCGCCCCGGCAAGCACCACGGGATCGACATGTTCATGCCGTGCGGCACCCGGATCCGGTCCGCGGTCAAGGGCCGCGTCGTGCAGCCGAACGTCGGTCCGGCGTACGGCCGGTACCCGCTCAAGATCCGGTCCGGGGGCTTCGACTACGTCATCGGCCACGCCCGACGGCTGCTCGTGCGGCCGGGTGAGCGGGTCCGACCGGGGCAGGTCGTCGCCCGGTCGGGGAAGCTGGCCGCGCCCGACGGCTGCCACCTGCACTTCGAGAAGCGGCCGGCCGGTGCGGGCTACCTGTCGGCGGTGGACCCGGAGAGCGCGCTGCGCCGCACCGAGGTCGACTTCTGA